The Deltaproteobacteria bacterium DNA segment CTGGCCCAGGGCGGGCACGTGCGCGCGGATTTCGTCTACACGTATCTGCGGCCCCGGACGCAGGCGGCGCTCGACCTGGCCCTGTACTTCCTCTTCTTCATTCCGGGGATCCTCGGACTGATCTACGCGGGTTACGACTACGCGGCGCTGTCCTGGCGGATCGGGGAACATTCGACCGTCACGGCCGAGGGCCCGCCGGTCTACCACTTCAAAACGGTAATCCCGATCGCGGGCGCCCTGGTCATGCTGCAAGGGTTGGCGGAGATCGTCCGGTGCTTCGAGTGCCTGCGGACGGGGGCGTGGCCTTCCCGGCTCTCCGACGTCGAGGAGATCGACGTGATCGACACGCAGCTGTCGAAGAGCGAGTACGTGGACGAGGAGTCGCGCCGCGTCGCCATGGACTCGGCGAAAGCGATCGACGAGGCCGCGCGCCACCGCACCGTAGGGAAGGCGCCGTGAGCAGCCCGGCGCTGGGCCTCACCATGCTGGGCCTCATCGTGATCGCGATCATGATGGGCTTTCCGACCGCCTTCACGCTGATGGGCCTGGGGATGATCTTCGGCTACATCGCGTTCCTCGCCCCCGGGTTGCCCTGGTACGACAACCGGATCTTCGATCTGATCGTGCAGCGGACCTATGGGGTGATGACGAACGACACCCTGCTCTCGGTCCCGCTGTTCGTCTTCATGGGCTACATCATGGAAAGGGCCGCGCTGGTGGACAAGATGTTCCACAGCGTGCAGCTCGCGTTCCGGCGGATCCCCGCTTCGCTGGCGGTCACCACGCTCCTGGTCTGCGCCTTCTGGGGCATCGCCTCGGGCATCGTCGGCGCCGTCGTGGTCCTGATGGGAGTGATCTCGCTGCGCCCGATGCTGCGCGCAGGCTACGACATCAAGCTCGCTTCGGGAGTGATCACGGCGGGCGGGACGCTCGGCATCCTCATTCCGCCCTCGGTGATGCTGATCGTCTACGCGGCGGTGGCCGGACAGTCCATCGTCAAGCTGTACGCGGCGGCCATGCTGCCCGGTTTCTTCCTCACCTTCCTGTACCTCGTGTACGTTCTCGGCTGGGCTGTCATCAATCCGAAGATCGCGCCCAAATTGCCGCCCGACCAGTACAAGATCGCCGTGCCGGAGTATCTCCGCCGGCTGGAGCGCGGCCCGTCGCGCCGCGTGGTTCCCGGCCTGATCGCGGCGGTGTTCCGTCCGAGCCTGGTGGACGGCGCCGTCCGGTCCGAGGGAAAGCCTGCCTCGTACGGGCTCATCTGGAAGAACGTGCTGGCGGTGCTGGTCCCGCTCGTCCTGGCTCTCGGCACGTTCGCGGCCGGGTGGTGGTACGTGGTCATCCACAACGCCCCGCAGGAAGGTGTGGCGCGGCCTGCCGCCGTCGCCGCAGCGACGCGCAATCCTCCGGCCAATCCCGTGGGCCCCCCCGCCGACGAGCAGCTAGAGGAATTGGGCTCGGCGGCGCCAGCGGAAGCGGCCTCCTCTGCCACCCAGGACGGTCCGCCCGAGGAGATGACTTCCCTGGCCGAACCCGCCCCGACGAAGGGCGGCAGCCACGTTCCCGAGCATTTCTACCAGTGGCTCTGGGGACTGGCGGCGCTGACGGCGCTGCTGCTCGCAATCTACTACTGGCGCATGGACGGCGAGCAGCTCGAGATCCTGAAGGAGCTGATCGCGTCGGTGGTCCCCCTCGGAGTGCTGACGTTCGTGGTGCTGTCAGTGATCCTGTTCGGGATCACCACCGCGACGGAGTCGGCGGCGATCGGCGCGCTCGGCGCCCTGTACCTGGCCGTGATGGCCCGGTACCCGCGCCAGGTGGGATGGTGGACGCTCGTCGGGGCCGTCTTCGGCGGCGGGCTCGCCGTCTTGCGGGGCGCGTGGGACAGATCCGACTTCCTCGATCATTTCATCACCATCCTGGTCTCGGCATTCATCGGAGCGACGTTCGTCGGCACCGTCGTGCCGGGTCTCAGCAATCTGCGCAGGTCGCCGGAGCTCCGCGAGAACCTCAAGCAGGCCACCTTCCTCACCGCGAAGACGACGGCGATGGTTTGCTGGCTCTTCGTCGGCTCGGCGCTGTTCTCCGCCGTCTTCGCGCTGCACGGCGGCCAATCGCTGATCGAGCGTTGGGTGCTGGGGATGAACCTGTCGCCGGTCGGGTTCCTGGTCATCGCCCAGCTGATCATCTTCCTTCTCGGCTGGCCGCTCGAATGGACGGAGATCATCGTGATCTTCTGCCCGATCTTCATCCCGCTTCTGACCCACTTCCAGATCGATCCGATTCTCTTCGGCACCATGGTCGCCGTGAACCTGCAGGCGGCGTTCCTTTCTCCCCCCGTTGCGATGTCCGCGTTCTACCTGAAAGGGGTCGCGCCAAAGCACGTCACGCTGAACCAGATCTTCGCCGGGATGATGCCGTACATGGTGATCGTCCTCATCTGCCTGGTGTTCATGTACGTCTGGCCGGGGATGACGCTCTGGCTTCCGGAATTCCTGTACGGCGGCTGAGCACTCGCCCGTCAGAAACCTGCGAGGAGCGCATCGAGACGCCAGCGCGCCTGCACGAGCTCATCGTGCGAGAGCTCCTGATACATGTAGTACAGCTGCAGCACCTCGTGGGCTCGCTTCCGCAATGCCTTCGATGGACGCAGCGGGTTGCGCTTGCGCGGCGCGGGCAGCATCGCGGCGAGGATCGCCGACTCTTCGGGCAGCAGCTGCGAGGCCGGCTTCTCGAACCAGACCCGCGCAGCGGCGTCTGCGCCGTAGATGCCGTCTCCCCATTCGGCGATGTTCAAGTACAGCTCGAGCACACGCAGCTTCCCCAGATTCTCCAGGCGGCGCGCCAGGATCACCTCCCGGACCTTCCTCCACAACGTCCGTTCCTCGCCGAGCCAGAGATTTTTCGCCAGCTGCTGGGTGATGGTCGAC contains these protein-coding regions:
- the mtgA gene encoding monofunctional biosynthetic peptidoglycan transglycosylase, whose amino-acid sequence is MAFEASALRPAGSTAAVIFFCLLAGAGSLWTTLPSAAPFRRGNPSTTALIEARAEEAREQGRAARRNQHWVPLTRISPWLQLAVVHSEDARFFEHDGIDVEQTKIALTTAVEDGHFHRGASTITQQLAKNLWLGEERTLWRKVREVILARRLENLGKLRVLELYLNIAEWGDGIYGADAAARVWFEKPASQLLPEESAILAAMLPAPRKRNPLRPSKALRKRAHEVLQLYYMYQELSHDELVQARWRLDALLAGF
- a CDS encoding TRAP transporter small permease subunit, producing MSAQAVIRAVDRVSYFSGKAFAWLIVALTFVVSVEVFKRYILNAPTAWIFDFTNMLYGTLFMMCGAYTLAQGGHVRADFVYTYLRPRTQAALDLALYFLFFIPGILGLIYAGYDYAALSWRIGEHSTVTAEGPPVYHFKTVIPIAGALVMLQGLAEIVRCFECLRTGAWPSRLSDVEEIDVIDTQLSKSEYVDEESRRVAMDSAKAIDEAARHRTVGKAP